One window from the genome of Daphnia pulex isolate KAP4 chromosome 9, ASM2113471v1 encodes:
- the LOC124203135 gene encoding uncharacterized protein LOC124203135 isoform X30, which produces MTNMSRILPLLLLSVLLVNGQIPKRDSSDTLDDSFWTEETSVGDVEKLLKEHRENQDLVRSIGGSHYQIVFPVQLRHREKMGISTREIGATKQQTGKHYHRTSLLIKAFSHKFRLDLELNSQLLAPNLIQKHFLPGGVEQFSKQEIEHCYYHGTVKDYPGAVAAFRTCSGVSGIIHIGNETFVIHPFYGGDLSQRKHPHVIFEARTKVKQMCANTGMLEYGLRSGNYRGGGGGKGQSKQPKSNERQKRDVREVTKYVETALVLDKAMFEKRNGSRRIEVVQDAIQIANIADLYFRTLNTRVSVVYIETWASENQAPVDRSQDIHRALLNFNDYISRKLYNVIKDTTQLLSGETFAGGSGMAAPDTICTPRSVGLSVDINPYEPHLVAGTMAHMIGHNIGMGHDDGRDECHCGDWHGCIMSQSIMGLESVQPYKFSECSLSDYIEKLKIGHSICLFNRPNQLEDFRTCGNGVVEDGEECDCGTIEECHDSDPCCDPITCKLTAEAECASGPCCDDCKLRPKGYLCRDATNECDLPEICNGRSGQCPLDIYKKNGNQCEINKGYCFNGVCPTLDSQCRLIWGDGGLSGDRKCFEQFNSQGSINGHCGQDSHNNYIRCDAEHVMCGSLQCQMGTRYPIVAGMDQMYSRTLVSMAGREFECKITSGTVAAADLPDLGIVRDGTPCGNSLICMNKTCSSIYPHIDRSKCPSNNVALDCSGHGVCSNINSCFCDAGWTGHDCSTQTNDSYIRSGFQSGDKMGAAEASERDSANAGALGTGAPPPLNGVTTLMPEAQTSNSKTTSYVDRSGHSTVFMVVMLVSVVGGVFIVFALMALCYRSVVVHRNLSLCLRRKSTMPKYDPPYLKRPLVNASGQMMTLPKPPGGGGGGGNAGGAGPSGMGAAGPSGINNATGNHHHAATMSTDALSLEAGAKGISFGTMPSYNNRFPGAGNVQLQQHQHHHHQHQQHQQQQQHIVQHMKQRQHPHMDGISSASHSHVNSPNSTPAHHGISNHIMQASASEDETLQSGEDEGTAFLDGMPQSNNLSSSGMNKQPEKGILKKSGGGVYGSVGGGGGISSSQQQLGGGGGGGGHGGPSLTLPLGRMNSGSSMMMNKEKWSEESQSDNQEVMSVLLSPDGGSSRISDRLAASSLSDVERTLKSLNGYHEDILQALRSAAASQRSASTASLSDELRKSFAESYADYFPPPDYLSMRSLNNHDKHGGVGGRGGVMGPGSSVSSTSERLPGLASPLPGGGSLGVGAHGGGDSGDEGDLVPPCGPIRIRNLEDLIRQLERHSARHTSPNGSEDIRMSETEADRHYRLMEAAAGGGVPGLGASDSQAGDALRFVYGRYRQPTSVPGISLYETTSNENNHDHHDDIKHGGHGGDPGDSDESDRCFGLY; this is translated from the exons ATGACAAACATGTCGCGGATATTGCCACTGCTCCTGCTGTCCGTCCTCCTCGTCAACGGACAAATCCCCAAAagag ATTCGTCGGATACGTTGGACGATTCCTTCTGGACCGAGGAGACTTCAGTCG GCGATGTGGAAAAGTTGCTCAAAGAGCATCGGGAGAATCAGGACCTGGTGCGTTCCATAGGAGGCAGCCACTACCAAATCGTCTTCCCCGTTCAGCTGAGACACCGCGAGAAGATGGGCATTTCCACCCGTGAGATCGGAGCCACAAAG CAACAGACGGGCAAGCACTACCACCGGACGTCGCTCCTGATCAAAGCTTTCAGCCACAAGTTCCGGCTGGACTTGGAATTGAACTC GCAGCTGTTGGCACCCAACTTGATCCAGAAGCATTTTCTGCCCGGCGGAGTTGAACAGTTCTCCAAACAG gaaatcgagCACTGCTACTACCACGGAACGGTCAAGGACTATCCAGGAGCCGTGGCGGCCTTCCGGACGTGCAGCGGAGTCAGCGGAATCATCCACATTGGCAACGAGACGTTCGTGATCCATCCGTTTTACGGCGGCGATCTCTCG CAGAGGAAACACCCTCACGTCATCTTCGAAGCCCGGACCAAAGTCAAGCAAATGTGCGCCAACACGGGCATGCTCGAGTACGGCCTCCGCTCGGGCAACTACCGCGGAGGCGGCGGTGGCAAAGGTCAGTCCAAACAGCCGAAATCCAACGAGCGACAAAAGAGGGACGTCCGCGAAGTGACCAAATACGTCGAAACGGCCCTGGTCCTTGACAAAGCCATG TTTGAGAAGCGCAACGGCAGCCGACGGATCGAAGTCGTCCAGGACGCCATTCAAATCGCCAATATCGCCGACCTG TATTTCCGGACGCTCAACACCCGCGTTTCGGTCGTGTACATTGAGACGTGGGCCAGCGAGAACCAGGCGCCGGTCGACCGGTCCCAGGACATCCACCGGGCCCTCCTCAACTTTAACGACTACATTTCGCGCAAACTCTACAATGTCATCAAGGACACCACTCAACTTTTGTC CGGAGAGACTTTTGCCGGAGGGTCCGGAATGGCGGCACCGGACACGATTTGCACGCCCAGATCGGTGGGGCTGAGCGTCGACATCAACCCGTACGAGCCTCACCTGGTGGCCGGCACCATGGCCCACATGATCGGCCACAACATTGGCATGGGTCACGACGACGGCC GTGACGAATGCCATTGCGGAGATTGGCACGGCTGCATCATGTCTCAATCGATCATGGGCCTGGAAAGCGTCCAGCCCTACAAGTTCTCCGAGTGCAGCCTCTCCGACTACATCGAGAAGCTGAAAATCGGCCACAGCATCTGCCTCTTCAACCGGCCCAATCAG CTGGAGGACTTCCGCACTTGCGGCAATGGCGTCGTCGAGGATGGAGAGGAATGCGATTGCGGAACGATCGAGGAGTGTCACGATTCCGATCCTTGTTGCGATCCCATCACGTGCAAATTGACGGCAGAAGCCGAATGCGCTTCCGGACCGTGTTGCGACGATTGCAAA TTGAGACCGAAAGGCTATCTCTGTCGGGATGCCACCAACGAGTGCGACTTGCCGGAAATTTGTAACGGGCGTTCGGGTCAGTGTCCGCTGGACATTTACAAGAAGAACGGCAACCAGTGCGAGATCAATAAAGGCTACTGCTTCAATGGCGTCTGCCCGACCCTGGACAGCCAATGCCGACTCATTTGGGGCGACG GCGGACTTTCGGGCGACCGCAAGTGTTTCGAGCAGTTCAATTCGCAAGGATCAATCAACGGCCATTGCGGGCAGGATTCCCACAACAATTACATTCGCTGCGATGCGGAGCACGTCATGTGCGGATCGCTGCAATGCCAAATGGGAACGCGCTACCCCATCGTCGCCGGAATGGATCAAATGTATTCGAGGACTCTGGTCTCCATGGCCGGACGGGAATTCGAGTGCAA GATCACCAGCGGGACCGTTGCGGCTGCCGATCTGCCGGATTTGGGGATTGTGCGGGACGGAACTCCTTGCGGAAACAGTCTG ATTTGCATGAACAAGACGTGCAGCAGCATTTACCCGCACATCGACCGATCGAAATGTCCCAGCAACAACGTGGCGCTGGATTGCTCCGGCCACGGCGTTTGCTCCAACATCAACTCGTGTTTCTGCGACGCCGGATGGACTGGCCACGATTGCTCGACCCAGACCAACGACAGTTACATCCGCAGCGGCTTCCAGTCCGGCGACAAGATGGGCGCTGCGGAGGCATCCGAACGCGATTCGGCCAACGCTGGCGCCCTGGGCACGGGGGCTCCTCCGCCGCTCAACGGCGTCACCACCCTCATGCCGGAAGCGCaaaccagcaacagcaaaacCACCTCCTACG TAGACCGAAGTGGTCACAGCACGGTGTTcatggtggtgatgctggtctCGGTAGTAGGGGGCGTATTTATCGTCTTTGCCCTAATGGCCCTCTGCTACAGGTCAGTGGTGGTACACAGAAACCTCTCCCTTTGCCTCAG AAGGAAGAGCACGATGCCCAAATATGATCCGCCCTATTTGAAGCGGCCCCTTGTCAACGCTTCCGGACAAATGATGACTTTGCCCAAGCCGccgggcggaggaggaggaggaggcaacGCCGGAGGAGCCGGTCCGTCTGGTATGGGAGCTGCCGGGCCTTCGGGCATTAATAACGCCACGGGCAATCACCATCACGCGGCCACCATGTCGACGGATGCCCTTTCACTGGAAGCCGGTGCCAAAGGCATTTCCTTCGGCACTATGCCTTCCTACAA CAATCGATTCCCCGGTGCTGGAAACGTCCAGCTTCAGcaacaccagcaccaccaccaccagcatcaacagcaccagcagcagcagcagcacattgTCCAGCACATGAAGCAGCGCCAGCATCCGCACATGGACGGCATCAGTTCGGCGTCGCACAGTCACGTCAACAGTCCCAATTCGACGCCGGCCCATCACGGCATCAGCAACCACATCATGCAGGCGTCGGCCAGCGAGGACGAGACCCTCCAGTCGGGCGAGGACGAAGGGACGGCCTTCCTGGACGGCATGCCGCAGTCCAACAATTTGTCCAGCTCCGGAATGAACAAGCAGCCGGAGAAGGGCATCTTGAAGAAATCGGGCGGAGGAGTTTACGGTTCGGttggcggaggcggcggaaTCAGCTCatctcagcagcagctgggcggcggaggtggtggtggtggacacGGAGGGCCGTCGCTGACCCTACCCCTGGGCCGGATGAACAGCGGCTCGTCCATGATGATGAACAAGGAAAAGTGGAGCGAAGAGTCGCAGTCAGACAACCAGGAAGTCATGTCCGTCTTGCTGTCGCCGGATGGCGGAAGTAGCCGGATTAGCGACCGGTTGGCGGCGTCCAGCCTGTCGGACGTTGAGCGAACTCTCAAGAGCCTCAATGGATACCACGAAGACATCCTTCAA GCTCTGCGGAGTGCGGCTGCCAGCCAACGAAGTGCCAGTACGGCCAGCTTGTCGGATGAGTTGCGGAAGTCGTTTGCCGAGTCGTACGCCGACTATTTCCCTCCGCCCGACTACCTGTCCATGCGGAGTCTCAACAATCACGACAAGCACGGCGGAGTGGGCGGACGGGGCGGCGTCATGGGCCCCGGCAGCAGCGTCAGCAGCACCAGCGAGAGATTGCCCGGCCTGGCCAGCCCGCTGCCCGGCGGAGGCTCGCTGGGCGTCGGCGCCCACGGCGGCGGAGACAGTGGAGACGAGGGCGACCTGGTCCCACCGTGCGGGCCGATCCGCATCCGCAATTTGGAGGACCTCATCCGCCAGCTGGAGCGGCACAGCGCCCGGCACACGAGCCCCAACGGCTCCGAGGACATCCGCATGTCGGAAACGGAAGCCGACCGACACTACCGGCTGATGGAGGCGGCGGCAGGAGGCGGCGTTCCCGGTTTAGGAGCTTCTGATTCCCAAGCAGG CGATGCCTTGCGGTTCGTCTACGGCCGTTACCGACAGCCGACCTCCGTGCCGGGCATCAGCCTTTACGAAACAACCAGCAACGAGAATAATCACGACCACCACGACGACATCAAACACGGCGGACACGGCGGCGATCCGGGCGATTCCGACGAGAGCGATAG GTGTTTCGGCCTGTACTGA
- the LOC124203135 gene encoding uncharacterized protein LOC124203135 isoform X28, producing the protein MTNMSRILPLLLLSVLLVNGQIPKRDSSDTLDDSFWTEETSVGDVEKLLKEHRENQDLVRSIGGSHYQIVFPVQLRHREKMGISTREIGATKTMERPSESSRMNERYSTQQQTGKHYHRTSLLIKAFSHKFRLDLELNSQLLAPNLIQKHFLPGGVEQFSKQEIEHCYYHGTVKDYPGAVAAFRTCSGVSGIIHIGNETFVIHPFYGGDLSRKHPHVIFEARTKVKQMCANTGMLEYGLRSGNYRGGGGGKGQSKQPKSNERQKRDVREVTKYVETALVLDKAMFEKRNGSRRIEVVQDAIQIANIADLYFRTLNTRVSVVYIETWASENQAPVDRSQDIHRALLNFNDYISRKLYNVIKDTTQLLSGETFAGGSGMAAPDTICTPRSVGLSVDINPYEPHLVAGTMAHMIGHNIGMGHDDGRDECHCGDWHGCIMSQSIMGLESVQPYKFSECSLSDYIEKLKIGHSICLFNRPNQLEDFRTCGNGVVEDGEECDCGTIEECHDSDPCCDPITCKLTAEAECASGPCCDDCKLRPKGYLCRDATNECDLPEICNGRSGQCPLDIYKKNGNQCEINKGYCFNGVCPTLDSQCRLIWGDGGLSGDRKCFEQFNSQGSINGHCGQDSHNNYIRCDAEHVMCGSLQCQMGTRYPIVAGMDQMYSRTLVSMAGREFECKITSGTVAAADLPDLGIVRDGTPCGNSLICMNKTCSSIYPHIDRSKCPSNNVALDCSGHGVCSNINSCFCDAGWTGHDCSTQTNDSYIRSGFQSGDKMGAAEASERDSANAGALGTGAPPPLNGVTTLMPEAQTSNSKTTSYDRSGHSTVFMVVMLVSVVGGVFIVFALMALCYRSVVVHRNLSLCLRRKSTMPKYDPPYLKRPLVNASGQMMTLPKPPGGGGGGGNAGGAGPSGMGAAGPSGINNATGNHHHAATMSTDALSLEAGAKGISFGTMPSYNNRFPGAGNVQLQQHQHHHHQHQQHQQQQQHIVQHMKQRQHPHMDGISSASHSHVNSPNSTPAHHGISNHIMQASASEDETLQSGEDEGTAFLDGMPQSNNLSSSGMNKQPEKGILKKSGGGVYGSVGGGGGISSSQQQLGGGGGGGGHGGPSLTLPLGRMNSGSSMMMNKEKWSEESQSDNQEVMSVLLSPDGGSSRISDRLAASSLSDVERTLKSLNGYHEDILQALRSAAASQRSASTASLSDELRKSFAESYADYFPPPDYLSMRSLNNHDKHGGVGGRGGVMGPGSSVSSTSERLPGLASPLPGGGSLGVGAHGGGDSGDEGDLVPPCGPIRIRNLEDLIRQLERHSARHTSPNGSEDIRMSETEADRHYRLMEAAAGGGVPGLGASDSQAGDALRFVYGRYRQPTSVPGISLYETTSNENNHDHHDDIKHGGHGGDPGDSDESDRCFGLY; encoded by the exons ATGACAAACATGTCGCGGATATTGCCACTGCTCCTGCTGTCCGTCCTCCTCGTCAACGGACAAATCCCCAAAagag ATTCGTCGGATACGTTGGACGATTCCTTCTGGACCGAGGAGACTTCAGTCG GCGATGTGGAAAAGTTGCTCAAAGAGCATCGGGAGAATCAGGACCTGGTGCGTTCCATAGGAGGCAGCCACTACCAAATCGTCTTCCCCGTTCAGCTGAGACACCGCGAGAAGATGGGCATTTCCACCCGTGAGATCGGAGCCACAAAG ACTATGGAGCGACCGTCTGAATCTAGCAGGATGAATGAACGCTACAGCACTCAG CAACAGACGGGCAAGCACTACCACCGGACGTCGCTCCTGATCAAAGCTTTCAGCCACAAGTTCCGGCTGGACTTGGAATTGAACTC GCAGCTGTTGGCACCCAACTTGATCCAGAAGCATTTTCTGCCCGGCGGAGTTGAACAGTTCTCCAAACAG gaaatcgagCACTGCTACTACCACGGAACGGTCAAGGACTATCCAGGAGCCGTGGCGGCCTTCCGGACGTGCAGCGGAGTCAGCGGAATCATCCACATTGGCAACGAGACGTTCGTGATCCATCCGTTTTACGGCGGCGATCTCTCG AGGAAACACCCTCACGTCATCTTCGAAGCCCGGACCAAAGTCAAGCAAATGTGCGCCAACACGGGCATGCTCGAGTACGGCCTCCGCTCGGGCAACTACCGCGGAGGCGGCGGTGGCAAAGGTCAGTCCAAACAGCCGAAATCCAACGAGCGACAAAAGAGGGACGTCCGCGAAGTGACCAAATACGTCGAAACGGCCCTGGTCCTTGACAAAGCCATG TTTGAGAAGCGCAACGGCAGCCGACGGATCGAAGTCGTCCAGGACGCCATTCAAATCGCCAATATCGCCGACCTG TATTTCCGGACGCTCAACACCCGCGTTTCGGTCGTGTACATTGAGACGTGGGCCAGCGAGAACCAGGCGCCGGTCGACCGGTCCCAGGACATCCACCGGGCCCTCCTCAACTTTAACGACTACATTTCGCGCAAACTCTACAATGTCATCAAGGACACCACTCAACTTTTGTC CGGAGAGACTTTTGCCGGAGGGTCCGGAATGGCGGCACCGGACACGATTTGCACGCCCAGATCGGTGGGGCTGAGCGTCGACATCAACCCGTACGAGCCTCACCTGGTGGCCGGCACCATGGCCCACATGATCGGCCACAACATTGGCATGGGTCACGACGACGGCC GTGACGAATGCCATTGCGGAGATTGGCACGGCTGCATCATGTCTCAATCGATCATGGGCCTGGAAAGCGTCCAGCCCTACAAGTTCTCCGAGTGCAGCCTCTCCGACTACATCGAGAAGCTGAAAATCGGCCACAGCATCTGCCTCTTCAACCGGCCCAATCAG CTGGAGGACTTCCGCACTTGCGGCAATGGCGTCGTCGAGGATGGAGAGGAATGCGATTGCGGAACGATCGAGGAGTGTCACGATTCCGATCCTTGTTGCGATCCCATCACGTGCAAATTGACGGCAGAAGCCGAATGCGCTTCCGGACCGTGTTGCGACGATTGCAAA TTGAGACCGAAAGGCTATCTCTGTCGGGATGCCACCAACGAGTGCGACTTGCCGGAAATTTGTAACGGGCGTTCGGGTCAGTGTCCGCTGGACATTTACAAGAAGAACGGCAACCAGTGCGAGATCAATAAAGGCTACTGCTTCAATGGCGTCTGCCCGACCCTGGACAGCCAATGCCGACTCATTTGGGGCGACG GCGGACTTTCGGGCGACCGCAAGTGTTTCGAGCAGTTCAATTCGCAAGGATCAATCAACGGCCATTGCGGGCAGGATTCCCACAACAATTACATTCGCTGCGATGCGGAGCACGTCATGTGCGGATCGCTGCAATGCCAAATGGGAACGCGCTACCCCATCGTCGCCGGAATGGATCAAATGTATTCGAGGACTCTGGTCTCCATGGCCGGACGGGAATTCGAGTGCAA GATCACCAGCGGGACCGTTGCGGCTGCCGATCTGCCGGATTTGGGGATTGTGCGGGACGGAACTCCTTGCGGAAACAGTCTG ATTTGCATGAACAAGACGTGCAGCAGCATTTACCCGCACATCGACCGATCGAAATGTCCCAGCAACAACGTGGCGCTGGATTGCTCCGGCCACGGCGTTTGCTCCAACATCAACTCGTGTTTCTGCGACGCCGGATGGACTGGCCACGATTGCTCGACCCAGACCAACGACAGTTACATCCGCAGCGGCTTCCAGTCCGGCGACAAGATGGGCGCTGCGGAGGCATCCGAACGCGATTCGGCCAACGCTGGCGCCCTGGGCACGGGGGCTCCTCCGCCGCTCAACGGCGTCACCACCCTCATGCCGGAAGCGCaaaccagcaacagcaaaacCACCTCCTACG ACCGAAGTGGTCACAGCACGGTGTTcatggtggtgatgctggtctCGGTAGTAGGGGGCGTATTTATCGTCTTTGCCCTAATGGCCCTCTGCTACAGGTCAGTGGTGGTACACAGAAACCTCTCCCTTTGCCTCAG AAGGAAGAGCACGATGCCCAAATATGATCCGCCCTATTTGAAGCGGCCCCTTGTCAACGCTTCCGGACAAATGATGACTTTGCCCAAGCCGccgggcggaggaggaggaggaggcaacGCCGGAGGAGCCGGTCCGTCTGGTATGGGAGCTGCCGGGCCTTCGGGCATTAATAACGCCACGGGCAATCACCATCACGCGGCCACCATGTCGACGGATGCCCTTTCACTGGAAGCCGGTGCCAAAGGCATTTCCTTCGGCACTATGCCTTCCTACAA CAATCGATTCCCCGGTGCTGGAAACGTCCAGCTTCAGcaacaccagcaccaccaccaccagcatcaacagcaccagcagcagcagcagcacattgTCCAGCACATGAAGCAGCGCCAGCATCCGCACATGGACGGCATCAGTTCGGCGTCGCACAGTCACGTCAACAGTCCCAATTCGACGCCGGCCCATCACGGCATCAGCAACCACATCATGCAGGCGTCGGCCAGCGAGGACGAGACCCTCCAGTCGGGCGAGGACGAAGGGACGGCCTTCCTGGACGGCATGCCGCAGTCCAACAATTTGTCCAGCTCCGGAATGAACAAGCAGCCGGAGAAGGGCATCTTGAAGAAATCGGGCGGAGGAGTTTACGGTTCGGttggcggaggcggcggaaTCAGCTCatctcagcagcagctgggcggcggaggtggtggtggtggacacGGAGGGCCGTCGCTGACCCTACCCCTGGGCCGGATGAACAGCGGCTCGTCCATGATGATGAACAAGGAAAAGTGGAGCGAAGAGTCGCAGTCAGACAACCAGGAAGTCATGTCCGTCTTGCTGTCGCCGGATGGCGGAAGTAGCCGGATTAGCGACCGGTTGGCGGCGTCCAGCCTGTCGGACGTTGAGCGAACTCTCAAGAGCCTCAATGGATACCACGAAGACATCCTTCAA GCTCTGCGGAGTGCGGCTGCCAGCCAACGAAGTGCCAGTACGGCCAGCTTGTCGGATGAGTTGCGGAAGTCGTTTGCCGAGTCGTACGCCGACTATTTCCCTCCGCCCGACTACCTGTCCATGCGGAGTCTCAACAATCACGACAAGCACGGCGGAGTGGGCGGACGGGGCGGCGTCATGGGCCCCGGCAGCAGCGTCAGCAGCACCAGCGAGAGATTGCCCGGCCTGGCCAGCCCGCTGCCCGGCGGAGGCTCGCTGGGCGTCGGCGCCCACGGCGGCGGAGACAGTGGAGACGAGGGCGACCTGGTCCCACCGTGCGGGCCGATCCGCATCCGCAATTTGGAGGACCTCATCCGCCAGCTGGAGCGGCACAGCGCCCGGCACACGAGCCCCAACGGCTCCGAGGACATCCGCATGTCGGAAACGGAAGCCGACCGACACTACCGGCTGATGGAGGCGGCGGCAGGAGGCGGCGTTCCCGGTTTAGGAGCTTCTGATTCCCAAGCAGG CGATGCCTTGCGGTTCGTCTACGGCCGTTACCGACAGCCGACCTCCGTGCCGGGCATCAGCCTTTACGAAACAACCAGCAACGAGAATAATCACGACCACCACGACGACATCAAACACGGCGGACACGGCGGCGATCCGGGCGATTCCGACGAGAGCGATAG GTGTTTCGGCCTGTACTGA